The [Clostridium] celerecrescens 18A genomic sequence TATAAAATTCATAGATTTCTTCTGACATCTGCCCAATTGTTTCTATAAGAGCTACCAGGTCACTTCCTGCAAGTCTTTCTTCCCTATGGAACAAAGCTGCAATCTCATTATAATGTTCTTTTCTTTTATACCTTGTCTCGTATGCTGTTACAAAGGGCATAAAATCTAAGGTCCATTCATTCTGTCCGATGATTGACTCAATCATCTGTCTGTATTTCTCATTCCCTGTATGATCCAAAGCAAAAAAGCAGGCCAGGCCATCCTGTATCGGCAGACCATCTGCCAATCCTTCCGGAGCTTCCAGCCCGCTTAGATAAGTCATTACAACATCCTTATAGACCTCTTCGCCGGTAGCTTCATACATTTGTATTGCCCCTGTCAGCTGGTATGGTTTTATTCTCTTATTTCTGCATTCCATATCTTTTGTCTGCCCTTTTCTTTATGGGAGCCGCCATAAAATTATGGCGGCTCGTATGAAATATGTATCACCTATTCAAACTGTACGAAATCGTTATTAACTCTCAAGAGTCTCTGTAATGCCCTTAATCAATTCAATTGCTGCCTGCTTAGAATCAATTTCCCCTGTGCTTAACTTACCAAATACTTTATAGTAAACGCCATCTGGGTTTGCTTTTAAATCGTTGTGCTCAAATTTGCTGTCTAAGTTGAACTTGCTGTAATTCATAACCTTTGTATTAGCTTCAATGGTCAGAGGATCGCCAAGTTTGTTCGCCTCAAGAATCTTTAAGCCCTCTGTAGAGCAAGGAATCCCTCTCTCTGTGGATACGATCTTAACGCCTTCCTCATCATTTAACAAATAGTTGATCAGCATTGCTGCTTCCTTTGGATGTTTGGAATTACCTGCAATTGCATATGCCATGGAAATCTTTGTAAAGCCTCCGTTGTTATCACCCATCTTAACGAACTCACCGACTACGAACTTTTGGCCAGGCTTGTTTACGCTGCCTTCAAGTGCTGACATGAATTTAGAAGCGGAGGAATCCCACTCAAAGATACCTGCATACTTGCCATCAATCCATTTTGCGTTCTTGTCAAGAGAGTCAGCCATATCACCCTGAATGGTTGCCAATGTCGGAATGACATGCTTTGTTTCCAGTTCAGTAATGAAATCCATTCCGTCCTTAACTTCATCTTCCGTATAGTTGACCGCTCCGCCTTCAACCCAGTTTTTACCATACTTGGATTCCAGATAATAAACCATTAAAATCATACGGTCATATTCACCAAGAGCTAAAGGATACATATCCGGATCTTTTGCTTTAAATGCTGCACCTGCTGCATACAGGGAATCCAGATCAGTAGGAATGTCACAGCCTACTTCTTCAAATGCAGTCTGATTCCAATAAAAGACACGTCCTGTTAATGAAATCGGTACCGCCATTAACTTATTATCAACCTTACAGAGATCAAGGCTTTCCGGTGTAAACTGTTTTAAGTCAAGAACATCAGAGTAATCTTCCAGATTAGCAAAAGCTGTTCCGCCCTGGCTATAGGATTCGATCCAGTTCCAGTTGATCTGCATAACATCAGCAGCATTTCCGCCTAATATATTTAAAGACTGCTTCTCTTCCCAGCCGGTCCATGCACCATACTCAGGAGTCACCTTGATGTTTGGATATTTCGCTTCAAATGCCTTTATCGCTTCTTCTGTTGCAGCATGTCTGCTATCGCCGCCCCACCAGGAAAACCTAAGCTCTACCGGCTCTCCTGAAGTAGTTGATGCCGCTGTTGTCGCTTCATCTGCCGCAGCAGCAGTTGTATCTGCCGCTGTAGAAGCTGCTGTCTCACTTGTGCTCTTTCCCCCGCCGCAGGCGCTTAAGGACACTGCCATAACAGTTGCTAACCCCATCGCAGCCCACTGTTTGATTTTTTTCATAGTTTTCTTCTCCTTTTTCTTACCCTCATAATTGAGTTCTTCAAAGCCCTGTGTAAGTGGTTTCACTTTTTCTACATTTTCTGACATATTTGCGTAAGCGCTTACACTTTGCTTTTTCCTTATTATAACATCCATCTACTTATATTTCATTTCAAATCCCGCACAAAACATTGCAAATATTGACATCCTATGGTATAATTTTAGTATCATTAGCTAAGGAATTTATGGTTTATGAAAGTACTTACCTCTTTTTCTGATGGAATTGATCAATGCATTGCCTCCCGGTACTTCTCTATTGTACATCATTATAACGAACCGGGAGTTTTAAGCATGCACAGCCACCACTGCCACGAATTTCACTTTTCCCTAAGCGGAGGCAGCACATTTCTGATCGATAATAAAAATTACTTAATCGAACCAGGAAGCCTGTTCATGATCAGCCAATACGAAAAGCACCAGCTGCTTCAGATGGATACCACCAGCCCTCAGGAACGGTTTGTTATATTCATAGATCCCTCCTACCTGGAGAACATCTCCACGCCGCAGACGGATCTGACCTACTGCTTTACCCACAGACCTGAGAGGTTTTCCCACCGTATTGTCTTAAACCATGGACAGCAGCGGCATTTCACATATCTTTTTAATAAACTGGCCGTGGAAGAGGGATTCGGCCAGGATGTGAAGGAACGTTCTACCTTTGCCGAGCTTATGGTTTTCATGACAAAATTGGCTGCAGAGGCTTTTCTTGGAGAGGGATCGGCAAATCAAAAACAGTATTTCAGCAGTAAAGTGACCGACATCATAACCTATATCCATCACAACATCGATTCCCCGTTGAGCATCGGTGATATTGCGGCTCATTTTTATTTAAGTACCTCATACCTTTGCAGGCTGTTCAAGAAAAGCACCGGTACCACCATCAATTCCTACATAATCTCCCGCCGCATCCAACTGGCACAGAACCTTCTGTCAGGCGGCTACAGCGTCAATGAGGTTTACAGCATGTGCGGGTTTAACGACTACAGTAATTTTTTTAAAGCATTTACAAAAAAAGTGGGGATTTCACCGAAGAAATATTCACAGAATAGTTTAAGATAATATAGTTTGGGGATTGGAGCCCGGTAATCCGGGCCCCAATCCCCATTTGCATTCCTGTTTTTATTGATTATATACCCAGCCGGTTCTTCTCATCTCCGTATAGGCAAGAAGGAAGGGTCCTACCCCTTTGGCATCATCTTTAACAATGGGCTCGGACATGTAATAATCATAAGTTCCGTTTCTCCTCTCATTGCCCCCAAGTCCGGCCACCAGGCAGATTCCTCCCAGGCTTATATCCCCCTCTTCCAGATGAAGATAGGTTTCGCAGATTCCCTGGAATGCCCTTTTGCCATATCCGGCATAGGACTCCGGAAGATAACCTAAACGGACTCCCTTTAAAATAGCATAGGAAAAAATGGCACTTCCGCTGGTTTCCAGATAATTCCGGTCCATGCCGCCTAAGTTTACCACCTGATACCACATGCCGCTTTCATCCTGGTACTTTAACATGGAGTCTATCAGGTCACGGAAGGCTGCCTCCATCTCCTTTAAGCTTTCCTTATCCGAAGGATCAGACTTGTCCATGGTATCTAAAAGGGCCATGGTGTACCAGCCTAACGCTCTCAGCCAGAAATTCTGGGACAGCCCGGTCACCTTATCACACCAGAACATCTCTCTGGAAGAATCATACGCATGGTAGTAAAGGCCGGTTTCCGTGTCCCTCATGATCTTCATCACATTGGCAAACTGGAGGTAAATATCGCCGCAGTTTTCCTTTTGATTAAACCGGGTCTCATATTCCATATAAAATGGCTGACACATGTACAGACCGTCAAGCCAAACCTGGTTGGGATAAATATTCTTATGCCAGAAGTTCCCCTCTTTTGTCCTCGGCATCTTTCCGATCTGGCTGTAAACCAGATCAATGGCCTTTCTGTATTTTTCCTTTCCCGTCAGGTCGTAAAGCTCGAACAGAGTTTTTCCCGCATTGACATTGTCAATGTTCCGTTCTTCTACATCATATCCGTCAATGGTCCCGTCTACTCTCACCCTGTAATCGATAAATGTGTCCGCAAAATCCAGATATTTTAAATCTCCGGTAATGGCGTACATTTCTAAAATGGATTTGATCATACAGCCATCTATGTAATTCCATCCTGCCTTCTCCCCATGAAGCAGCTTCTCAATGTTCCATACCGGACGGTCCGGTGTGCTCTTTTCCATCAGATCATTGATATACCTTTCAATTGAATCCATGTTCTTCACCTTGCTTTCTGTCCCTTTTGTCCCCTTAAGCGACCATGGTCATTTTAGTATAAGCATAACCGGAAAAAACCGGCTTGTCAAATTCCAATAAAAAACAGACTATAAAAAAATGGCGGGAAACAGCCGGGAATATATTAAAAATCCCGTTTGTTCTCGCCAATCTCATTATCTTTTATTTCATTAAAAACCCAGTGCCTCATCCACAAAGATGATTTCGCACTTCATGCCCATAGGAGCCCGGTCGATCACCGCCGTTATGCGGCAGATCCGTTCAGGGCTGTTGCAGTCATAGCACTTGTCTCCTTTTTGGGCGCAAGGTGTCTTTGCATGGATTCTTTGGGCATTTTGCGGAGCAGCCACATTCCTGCTTCGGTAAATGGCATCCTCTAAGTTGGGGGTAATTTTATTCTTGCCCACAACATAATAGCATGTCTGAGGTCCAAAAGCGGTCATAGCGACCCGGTTTCCGGTTCCGTCAATGTTAACGATCTGCCCGGTCTCCGATACGGCATTGGCGCTGGTTATATAGATATTGGCACAGTTAGCCAGGTGCCGCACCTCTCTGGAAGGTACCTTATTGTGCCATACCACCGCATTGTTCTTAAGCAGCGCTTCATATAATCCCATTTCCAAAAGGGTCACGCTTCCACCAAATCCAATGGTCTGGTTCTTTAAGGCATCCACCAGATACTCACGTGCTTCTTCTTTTGTAGAAAAAAGCTGTGTGGAAAACCCGTGTTTTTCAAAATTTTGCCTGATCACCGTATATTCCATATCTGCCTCCAGATGAATCTGATTCAATTATCTCACAAGCATCTTACTGATCTGATACTGGTCTTCCGGGATGTCCTTTGTCATGCTAAGGGCTTCCTGAATATCGAAATCCTGGAATTCTCCATGCTTATAGCCTACGACACGGTTGCTCTTTCCCTCACATAGAAGCTCTACTGCCCTTGCGCCCATAATGGAAGCATAGACACGGTCCTTGCAGGTAGGCGCGCCGCCTCGCTGCATATGGCCCAGGATGGTAGCTCTGGTCTCAATGCCTGTGGCCGCTTCGATTCTCTTTGCCATAGAGGAAGAATGTCCGATGCCCTCTGCATTGATGATGATATGATGCTTTTTGCCCCGCTTTCTGTTCTCAATGATACGGTTAATGAGGGCCTGTTCATCGCCGTCATAACGCTCCGGCAAGAGAATGTCCTCTGCGCCGTTTGCAAACCCGCACCAAAGGGCAATATAGCCTGCATTACGTCCCATTACCTCGATGATGCTGCAGCGCTCATGGGAAGTGGATGTATCACGTACCTTATCAATGGCCTCCATAGCTGTGTTGACAGCCGTATCAAAGCCAATGGTGTAATCCGTACAGGCAATATCCAAGTCAATGGTTCCAGGAAGTCCAATGGTATTGATCCCAAGCGCGGAAAGCTTCCCGGCTCCCCGGAATGAACCGTCTCCTCCGATGACCACAATGCCGTCGATATTATGTTTTCTGCAGATCTCAGCGCCCTTTTTCTGCCCTTCGGCAGTTGTGAACTCCTGACATCTGGCTGTATATAAAACGGTTCCTCCGCGGTGAATAATATCGGATACACTGGTGCTGTTCATATCAACAATTTCTTCCTGCAGAAGGCCTGCGTATCCCCTCATGATTCCCTTTACTTCCAATCCTTTATGGATTGCAGTCCTGACAATTGCGCGGATTGCAGCGTTCATACCTGGTGCATCACCGCCGCTGGTTAATACGCCGATGGTTTTCACTTGTTTTGCCATAGTAGCTTCCTCCTGATTCACGGATATCTGTTATTGTAAGTTTTTCATTGCATACATGTTGTATTCTAATTCATTTTCCCAATCTTTTCAAGTTTTTTTTCTACGAGCTTGACATTTTTTTCACCAAGTTTTTTAACCAGAGCATCCAGGAGTCCATCTCCCGCGTTCACGTTCCGGTTAGCCGGCAGAACCTTTCTGGCCCGCTCTTTTTCCAGATAGATGATGACTGAATCATCGCCCTCTGATTCCTTTAGGTCATTTAAGATATCCCGTTCTAGCACCATATAGGATTCCTTATCAGGGAATTTCAGCCACAGTTCCTTTGGCAGAGCTGAAAATGGAGTTACCCGCTCACAAATCAGTTTTCCCACCGGATCCTCGCCAACGGATACCCTGCCTTGTATGAAGACCTTGGAATCTTCCACAAATAGCTCCCTCTTGCTCTCATAATCCTTGGGGAACACGATTACTTCCACGGATCCTGCCAGATCCTCCAGGATGAGGAATGCCATCATTTTGTTGTTTCTAGTAGTTTTTACGGTCTTTCCTGTAATCATACCTCCAATGGTCACATAGGAACCGTCAGAAACACCGGCATCTCCGGTTTCTTCGTCCACAACAAAATCGATGGTGGTTGCGGTAATATTATTTCTCCAGGTGGTTTCGTAAGCTTCCATGGGATGACCGCTTAAATAAATTCCAAGGGTTTCCTTCTCAAATGCCAGAAGATCTTCTTTTATAAATTCTCCCACATCAGGGAACGTAACCTGAAAATGGCTCTTTTCTTCCTCCCCTGCAATATCAAACAGGGTCATCTGGCCTTCCATGGTATTTTTCCGTTCCTTGGCTTTATGCTCCAAAAGCTCCGGTGCAATCAAAAGCTTCTGCTTTCTTGTACCAGGAAGGGTATCCAAAGCTCCGGATTTTATGAAATTTTCCAGGGTCCTTTTGTTGACCTCCTTATTGCTCATCCGGTCAATAAAATCTTCCATATCGTGAAATATTCCATTTTGTTCCCGTTCCGTCACGATCTGCTCTACCACGGACTTTCCTACGCTCTTAATGGCCGACAAGCCGTAGCGGATGGATCCTCCGGAAACGGAAAACCCGCTTTCTCCCTCGTTAATATCCGGTGGAAGAATAAAGATTCCCATCTGTCTGCAGCTTAAAATATATTCGGATACTTTTGTTACGTTATCCATGACCGAAGTAAGAAGAGCTGCCATGAATTCCTGGGGATAATAATATTTTAAAAAGGCGGTCTGATAAGATACCACCGCATAAGCTGCCGCATGGGACTTATTAAAGGCGTATTTGGCAAAATCGATCATCTCGTCATAGATTTGATTTGCTGTCTTTTCATCGATTCCATTGGAGATACACCCAGATACTTCCTCTTCTGGATTCCCATAAACAAAATTCTGCCGTTCCTTTTCCATGACAGAAGTCTTCTTCTTTGACATGGCTCTTCGCACTAAGTCGCTGCGGCCCATGGTATATCCGGCAAGGTCCCTTACGATCTGCATTACCTGCTCCTGGTATACGATACAGCCATAAGTAGGACCTAGGATGGGCTCTAACTGGGTGCATTCATAGGTTATGGAGCTTAGGTCGTTCTTCCCCTTTAAATACTTTGGAATAAAGTCCATGGGACCGGGGCGGTAAAGGGATATTCCGGCAATAATATCTTCCAGGCTTCCTGGTTTCAGTTCCTTCATAAAGCTCTTCATACCGGAACTTTCCAGCTGGAACACTCCATCGTCCTTTCCGGTACCAATGGAATCCAGCACTGCCTTGTCATTATAATTGATCCGGTCCATATCAATGGATAATTGCCTGTTTTTCTCTATGCCCTTTACCGCATTCTGAATAACGGTCAGAGTACGCAGCCCAAGGAAGTCCATTTTTAAAAGCCCCAGTTCTTCCAGAGTGGTCATGGTAAACTGCGTGGTTATGGTTCCGTCAGCTGCTCTGGAAAGAGGAACATATTCATCCACAGAAGTCCGGCTGATCACGACTCCGGCAGCATGCATGGACGTATGCCTCGGCAGGCCTTCCAAACGCATGGACATGTCAATGAGGTATTTGACCTCAGGATCTTCCTCATATGCATTTCTTAAGTCAGGGCTTTGCTTTAAAGCCTTTTCAAGGGTCATGCCAAGGTCTCCCGGGATCATTTTTGCTATGGTGTCGCAACGGGCATAGGGCATGTCCAGAACCCTGCCCACATCCCTCACCACCCCCTTGGCCGCCAGGGTACCAAAGGTCACGATCTGAACCACCTGGTCCTTTCCATACTTCCGAACCACATAATCAATAACTTCCTGACGCCGTTCAAAGCAGAAATCCACGTCAATATCAGGCATGGAAATTCGCTCCGGATTCAAGAAACGCTCAAACAGAAGGTTATAGCGGATAGGATCGATGTTAGTGATCCCCAGACAGTAGGACACGATGCTTCCTGCTGCGGATCCCCGTCCCGGCCCCACGATAATATCCTGGGACCTGGCGTAATGAATGAAATCCCATACGATCAGGAAATAATCCACGTACCCCATGGTATGAATGACATCAAGCTCATAATCAAGCCTTTCCTTTAATTCCCCTTCATCCTGAGGATAATGGCGCTCAAAGCCTTCCAGGCATAGCTTGTTTAAATAGGACCAGGAATCATACCCTTCCGGCACGTCATACTTTGGCAGTTTGGTTACGCCGAACTCAATCTCAACGTTACAGCGCTCTGCAATCTTGTAAGTGTTGTCAATGGCTTCTCCTGCATAGGAGAAGAGCGTACGCATCTCCTCTTCGGATTTGCAGTAATACTGGCCCCCCTCGTAGCGCATGCGGTTCTCATCCGCCACCTTTTTTCCGGTCTGAATGCACAGCAGGATATCATGAGGTGTGGCATCCTCTGCATAGGTATAGTGGATATCATTGGTGGCCACCAAATCGATCCCCGTTTCCTGGCTCATCCGAAGAAGGTTCTGGTTTACCGTATTCTGAGCCGGTATCCCATGATCCTGAAGCTCCAGAAAGAAATTTCCCTTCCCGAATATCTCCTGATAGCGAAGGGCAGCTTCCATTCCCTTCTCATACTGTCCGCGGCTGACCAGCCTCTGTACCTCTCCTGCCAGACAGGCACTTAATGCAATGATCCCTTCACTGTATTGCTTTAAAATCTCATAATCCACTCTTGGTTTATAGTAAAATCCATCTACAAAGCCTTTTGAGACAATCTTCATTAAATTCTGGTAGCCCTGGTTATTCTCCGCCAATAAGACCAGATGATAGTAACGGTCCTCACCGCCTACGGTTTCCCTGTCAAACCTTGATCCGGAGGTTACATATACCTCACACCCGATGATGGGCTTAATCCCCGCCTCTCTGGCCGCCCTGTAAAAATCAATGACGCCATACATCACCCCATGATCAGTGATGGCCATGCTGTCCATTCCAAGCTCCTTTGCCCTGGCCACAAGCTCTTTTATCTTACAGGAGCCGTCCAACAGACTGTATTCCGTATGGACGTGTAAATGTGTAAATGCCATTTGTGCCTCCCTTCTTCTTTCCTATGTATGCATAAGGCCGCAGTGCCGCCTGCGAATCCTGCTCATTGCTCTATGAAACAGTATACCATAAAGAAACATGCCGGAAAACCTTTTGTACCAGATTTCTTCGTTTCATACGTTAAGAGGCGGAGCCTCCATTATCAGAGCCTCCGCCTGGAACATACCGTATTCTTTAAATATTACTCGTGATTGCTTAAGTATTTTTCGATTTCGGCAATCGCCTGCTCCTCATCCGTACCATCCGCAGTGATCGTAATCTGTTCTCCCGCTGCAAGTCCCAGAGTCATCATGCCCATAATACTCTTTGCATTTACTCTCTTGGATTCGATTTCAACATAAATGTTGCTTTCATACTGGCTTGCAACCTGAACCAGCATAGCAACTGGTCTTGCCTCTAAGCCTGATGCAAGTTCAACGGTGACTGTTTTTCTTACCATAATTATCCTCCTCAATCCTATGAACGGATTATTCCATTCCGCTGCTAATGCCTGTCCCGCGCAGCCGCCCTGCCAGGTCGCCAAGCTTTCTAAGTCGGTGGTTCACTCCTGATTTGCCTACAGGAGGGTCCAGAGCTTCTCCAAGCTCTTTTAATGTTGCTTCCGGCCTCTCCAACCGTTCCCTGGCAATTTCGCTTAAATTGTCCGGAAGATTATCAAGTCCGATTGTATCTCTGATATATGTTATATCTTCTATCTGCTTTACCGCAGCTGATACCGTTTTATTAATATTGGCAGTCTCGCAGTTGACCTGTCGGTTCACACTGTTGCGCATGTCCTTTAAGATCCTGATGTTCTCCAGTTCCATTAAGGCCACCGGAGCTTCCATTACATTCAGAATATCTACGATCTGGTTTCCTT encodes the following:
- a CDS encoding glycoside hydrolase family 88 protein; the protein is MECRNKRIKPYQLTGAIQMYEATGEEVYKDVVMTYLSGLEAPEGLADGLPIQDGLACFFALDHTGNEKYRQMIESIIGQNEWTLDFMPFVTAYETRYKRKEHYNEIAALFHREERLAGSDLVALIETIGQMSEEIYEFYRELRDLFKTAVRKKIKELPDSSEALEIGYSILRACNMGVLQREKYGDFGELIWKTIESNDKDTCAGLQEMLKAQHTILKKQEE
- a CDS encoding HPr family phosphocarrier protein; this translates as MVRKTVTVELASGLEARPVAMLVQVASQYESNIYVEIESKRVNAKSIMGMMTLGLAAGEQITITADGTDEEQAIAEIEKYLSNHE
- a CDS encoding lactate utilization protein, with protein sequence MEYTVIRQNFEKHGFSTQLFSTKEEAREYLVDALKNQTIGFGGSVTLLEMGLYEALLKNNAVVWHNKVPSREVRHLANCANIYITSANAVSETGQIVNIDGTGNRVAMTAFGPQTCYYVVGKNKITPNLEDAIYRSRNVAAPQNAQRIHAKTPCAQKGDKCYDCNSPERICRITAVIDRAPMGMKCEIIFVDEALGF
- a CDS encoding DNA polymerase III subunit alpha; amino-acid sequence: MAFTHLHVHTEYSLLDGSCKIKELVARAKELGMDSMAITDHGVMYGVIDFYRAAREAGIKPIIGCEVYVTSGSRFDRETVGGEDRYYHLVLLAENNQGYQNLMKIVSKGFVDGFYYKPRVDYEILKQYSEGIIALSACLAGEVQRLVSRGQYEKGMEAALRYQEIFGKGNFFLELQDHGIPAQNTVNQNLLRMSQETGIDLVATNDIHYTYAEDATPHDILLCIQTGKKVADENRMRYEGGQYYCKSEEEMRTLFSYAGEAIDNTYKIAERCNVEIEFGVTKLPKYDVPEGYDSWSYLNKLCLEGFERHYPQDEGELKERLDYELDVIHTMGYVDYFLIVWDFIHYARSQDIIVGPGRGSAAGSIVSYCLGITNIDPIRYNLLFERFLNPERISMPDIDVDFCFERRQEVIDYVVRKYGKDQVVQIVTFGTLAAKGVVRDVGRVLDMPYARCDTIAKMIPGDLGMTLEKALKQSPDLRNAYEEDPEVKYLIDMSMRLEGLPRHTSMHAAGVVISRTSVDEYVPLSRAADGTITTQFTMTTLEELGLLKMDFLGLRTLTVIQNAVKGIEKNRQLSIDMDRINYNDKAVLDSIGTGKDDGVFQLESSGMKSFMKELKPGSLEDIIAGISLYRPGPMDFIPKYLKGKNDLSSITYECTQLEPILGPTYGCIVYQEQVMQIVRDLAGYTMGRSDLVRRAMSKKKTSVMEKERQNFVYGNPEEEVSGCISNGIDEKTANQIYDEMIDFAKYAFNKSHAAAYAVVSYQTAFLKYYYPQEFMAALLTSVMDNVTKVSEYILSCRQMGIFILPPDINEGESGFSVSGGSIRYGLSAIKSVGKSVVEQIVTEREQNGIFHDMEDFIDRMSNKEVNKRTLENFIKSGALDTLPGTRKQKLLIAPELLEHKAKERKNTMEGQMTLFDIAGEEEKSHFQVTFPDVGEFIKEDLLAFEKETLGIYLSGHPMEAYETTWRNNITATTIDFVVDEETGDAGVSDGSYVTIGGMITGKTVKTTRNNKMMAFLILEDLAGSVEVIVFPKDYESKRELFVEDSKVFIQGRVSVGEDPVGKLICERVTPFSALPKELWLKFPDKESYMVLERDILNDLKESEGDDSVIIYLEKERARKVLPANRNVNAGDGLLDALVKKLGEKNVKLVEKKLEKIGKMN
- a CDS encoding ABC transporter substrate-binding protein; this translates as MKKIKQWAAMGLATVMAVSLSACGGGKSTSETAASTAADTTAAAADEATTAASTTSGEPVELRFSWWGGDSRHAATEEAIKAFEAKYPNIKVTPEYGAWTGWEEKQSLNILGGNAADVMQINWNWIESYSQGGTAFANLEDYSDVLDLKQFTPESLDLCKVDNKLMAVPISLTGRVFYWNQTAFEEVGCDIPTDLDSLYAAGAAFKAKDPDMYPLALGEYDRMILMVYYLESKYGKNWVEGGAVNYTEDEVKDGMDFITELETKHVIPTLATIQGDMADSLDKNAKWIDGKYAGIFEWDSSASKFMSALEGSVNKPGQKFVVGEFVKMGDNNGGFTKISMAYAIAGNSKHPKEAAMLINYLLNDEEGVKIVSTERGIPCSTEGLKILEANKLGDPLTIEANTKVMNYSKFNLDSKFEHNDLKANPDGVYYKVFGKLSTGEIDSKQAAIELIKGITETLES
- a CDS encoding glycoside hydrolase family 88/105 protein, translated to MDSIERYINDLMEKSTPDRPVWNIEKLLHGEKAGWNYIDGCMIKSILEMYAITGDLKYLDFADTFIDYRVRVDGTIDGYDVEERNIDNVNAGKTLFELYDLTGKEKYRKAIDLVYSQIGKMPRTKEGNFWHKNIYPNQVWLDGLYMCQPFYMEYETRFNQKENCGDIYLQFANVMKIMRDTETGLYYHAYDSSREMFWCDKVTGLSQNFWLRALGWYTMALLDTMDKSDPSDKESLKEMEAAFRDLIDSMLKYQDESGMWYQVVNLGGMDRNYLETSGSAIFSYAILKGVRLGYLPESYAGYGKRAFQGICETYLHLEEGDISLGGICLVAGLGGNERRNGTYDYYMSEPIVKDDAKGVGPFLLAYTEMRRTGWVYNQ
- the pfkA gene encoding 6-phosphofructokinase is translated as MAKQVKTIGVLTSGGDAPGMNAAIRAIVRTAIHKGLEVKGIMRGYAGLLQEEIVDMNSTSVSDIIHRGGTVLYTARCQEFTTAEGQKKGAEICRKHNIDGIVVIGGDGSFRGAGKLSALGINTIGLPGTIDLDIACTDYTIGFDTAVNTAMEAIDKVRDTSTSHERCSIIEVMGRNAGYIALWCGFANGAEDILLPERYDGDEQALINRIIENRKRGKKHHIIINAEGIGHSSSMAKRIEAATGIETRATILGHMQRGGAPTCKDRVYASIMGARAVELLCEGKSNRVVGYKHGEFQDFDIQEALSMTKDIPEDQYQISKMLVR
- a CDS encoding helix-turn-helix domain-containing protein, translated to MKVLTSFSDGIDQCIASRYFSIVHHYNEPGVLSMHSHHCHEFHFSLSGGSTFLIDNKNYLIEPGSLFMISQYEKHQLLQMDTTSPQERFVIFIDPSYLENISTPQTDLTYCFTHRPERFSHRIVLNHGQQRHFTYLFNKLAVEEGFGQDVKERSTFAELMVFMTKLAAEAFLGEGSANQKQYFSSKVTDIITYIHHNIDSPLSIGDIAAHFYLSTSYLCRLFKKSTGTTINSYIISRRIQLAQNLLSGGYSVNEVYSMCGFNDYSNFFKAFTKKVGISPKKYSQNSLR